The Deltaproteobacteria bacterium genome window below encodes:
- a CDS encoding GGDEF domain-containing protein, whose protein sequence is MRAIDTCPRILNDPARNLCLDASLQEVLHSEGQLAFFLLIFKDFELYRELYGQDVLEQLDLAFDQAVQSFSGCRHGDISPCHFFRLGQGEKILAWTDQKNMETKMEDTAFTLQLEVRSAISKQAISMTGRDVRIRVGYAILSASDSDNREQRLHEAILDARLMAREELATAGADLVRDIGTIIRDELVSVVYQPIYDMKTGAIISWEALSRGPEESPLHSPVLLFDLAERMGRLFALERVCRKKALLSFGPCLPGQKLFLNIHPRTLVDPQFTPGETLRLLRDLGMTPESVVFEITERHSIRDFTVFHRTLDHYRGQGFQIAVDDAGTGYSGLSTIATLRPEYIKVDMSLVRNVDRDPVKRALMETLVAFADKIGSKIIAEGIEGRGEAARLMDIGVHYGQGYFFGRPVFPKSTATIPVRDILPVRAEQISRLSCSIPVGQIASPAVSVPESTLVGEVQKIFDRNPALNAVVVTRNQKPVGLVMSYALDRTLASQYGRALYTKKPITSVMDAKAMVVDGQEAVESVARQANDRERIRTYDEVVVTTDGRLLGLVSVQRMLSTLARVQVEMAKGTSPLSGLPGNIALEQELDLRLRSRMPFTLIYADLDNFKVYNDVYGFKNGDKIILLLAHILTWAIKRHGDPHSTLFHIGGDDFVSITSQEKAERVSLAVVRCFARLAPSFYREEDRTQGWILGHGRDGLETRVPLVSVSLGLLDCLGTCTLQQLGERAAQVKAWAKSQPGNVFVRDRRRPVGDEDKLS, encoded by the coding sequence ATGCGCGCCATCGACACCTGCCCCCGCATTCTGAACGACCCGGCCCGGAACCTCTGTCTGGACGCATCTCTCCAGGAAGTCCTCCATTCTGAAGGACAGCTGGCCTTTTTTCTCCTCATCTTCAAGGACTTCGAGCTCTATCGGGAGCTCTACGGCCAGGACGTCCTGGAACAGCTCGACCTGGCCTTTGACCAGGCCGTGCAATCCTTTTCCGGGTGCCGACACGGAGATATTTCCCCCTGCCATTTCTTCCGCCTTGGCCAGGGAGAAAAGATTCTGGCCTGGACCGACCAGAAGAACATGGAAACCAAGATGGAGGACACCGCTTTCACCCTTCAACTGGAAGTCCGGTCGGCCATCTCCAAGCAGGCCATCTCCATGACGGGCCGCGATGTCAGAATCCGGGTCGGGTACGCCATCCTTTCGGCCTCTGACTCCGACAACCGGGAGCAGAGATTGCACGAGGCCATCCTGGACGCCCGACTAATGGCTCGGGAGGAGCTGGCCACGGCCGGGGCCGATCTGGTCCGAGACATCGGGACCATCATCCGGGACGAACTTGTTTCCGTGGTCTATCAACCCATCTACGACATGAAGACCGGAGCCATCATTTCCTGGGAAGCCCTGTCCCGCGGGCCGGAAGAATCCCCACTCCACTCGCCGGTTCTGCTCTTCGACCTGGCCGAACGCATGGGCCGCCTCTTCGCCTTGGAGCGGGTCTGCCGAAAAAAGGCCCTGCTCTCCTTCGGGCCCTGCCTGCCCGGCCAAAAACTCTTTCTGAACATCCACCCCCGTACCCTGGTCGACCCCCAGTTCACCCCCGGAGAGACCCTGCGTCTGCTCCGCGACCTGGGTATGACCCCCGAAAGCGTAGTCTTCGAGATCACCGAACGCCACTCGATCCGGGACTTCACCGTCTTCCACCGAACCCTGGACCACTACCGCGGCCAAGGCTTCCAAATCGCCGTGGACGACGCAGGCACCGGCTATTCGGGTCTGTCGACCATTGCCACGCTTCGACCGGAGTATATCAAGGTGGATATGTCCCTGGTCCGAAATGTGGACCGGGACCCGGTCAAGCGGGCCCTCATGGAGACCCTGGTGGCCTTTGCCGACAAGATCGGCTCCAAGATCATCGCCGAAGGCATAGAGGGAAGGGGCGAGGCCGCCCGGCTCATGGACATCGGAGTCCACTACGGCCAGGGCTACTTCTTTGGGCGGCCTGTCTTTCCCAAGAGCACGGCCACCATCCCGGTCCGGGATATCCTGCCGGTCCGGGCCGAGCAGATCAGCCGACTGAGCTGCTCCATTCCCGTCGGCCAAATCGCCTCCCCGGCCGTGTCCGTGCCCGAGTCCACCCTGGTCGGAGAGGTCCAGAAAATTTTCGACCGCAACCCCGCCCTGAATGCTGTGGTCGTCACCCGCAACCAGAAGCCCGTGGGCCTAGTCATGAGCTACGCTCTGGACCGGACTCTAGCCAGCCAGTACGGCCGGGCCCTGTATACCAAGAAGCCCATCACCTCGGTCATGGACGCCAAGGCCATGGTCGTTGACGGCCAGGAAGCCGTAGAATCCGTGGCTAGGCAGGCCAACGACCGGGAACGCATTCGGACCTACGACGAGGTCGTGGTCACCACCGATGGCCGTCTGCTGGGCTTGGTTTCGGTCCAGCGCATGCTAAGCACACTGGCCAGAGTTCAGGTCGAGATGGCCAAGGGCACCAGCCCTCTGTCCGGTTTGCCGGGGAACATTGCCCTGGAGCAGGAACTCGACCTCCGTCTGAGGTCCAGGATGCCCTTTACCCTGATCTACGCCGATCTCGACAACTTCAAGGTCTACAATGACGTCTACGGCTTCAAGAACGGGGACAAGATCATCCTTCTCCTGGCCCATATTCTGACCTGGGCCATCAAACGTCACGGCGACCCCCACTCGACCCTCTTCCATATTGGAGGAGACGACTTTGTGTCCATCACCTCACAGGAAAAGGCGGAACGCGTCTCCCTGGCCGTGGTCCGCTGCTTCGCCCGGCTGGCCCCTTCCTTCTACCGGGAAGAAGACCGGACCCAAGGCTGGATTCTGGGCCACGGCCGCGACGGACTCGAGACCCGCGTTCCTCTTGTCTCCGTCTCCCTGGGGCTTCTGGACTGTCTGGGAACCTGCACCCTGCAGCAGCTTGGTGAACGGGCCGCCCAGGTCAAGGCCTGGGCCAAGTCGCAGCCTGGCAATGTCTTTGTCCGCGACCGCC
- a CDS encoding phosphodiesterase yields MAASHRFRLAVLGLDGLPLSLARDLHARGHLPNLGTLLHQPGCRAVKAELPELSPVNWTSMYTGLAPADHGVFGFTRIHPDRYTLHLTDFSQVTVPTLFDVLGTRGLTVKSVNLPNTWPARPIRGMMISGFPAPDWHRSVTPPPLAGILAARGYVLEADTVRGATDYEFLLSELHRTLKGRRAALDLLWPDLAWDLFIFVLTETDRLGHFLFPAMADPAHPMAEPILDLLQVWDNAVGSFLERFADLPDPKRLIVLADHGFTTLITEVDLNAWLRDRGLLAMPVQSGEWSAETMNSRTRAFALDPGRIYIHSAERFGRGALNRTDASRLAHDLAADLMDLTYEGRPVLDRILLRGRDIRGRFEAQAPDLICVPRPGFDLKGKFDRQEIFDRFGRTGVHTETDSFFYDSRGSQPERVSGIGREILSAFGASPEAASSLIFSR; encoded by the coding sequence ATGGCCGCTTCTCATCGCTTTCGCCTGGCCGTTCTTGGCCTTGACGGCCTGCCCCTCTCCCTGGCCAGGGACCTCCATGCCCGGGGTCATCTGCCCAATCTCGGAACCCTTCTGCATCAGCCCGGTTGCCGGGCCGTCAAGGCTGAACTCCCCGAGCTCTCCCCCGTCAACTGGACGTCCATGTACACCGGTCTGGCCCCGGCCGATCATGGGGTCTTCGGCTTCACCCGCATCCACCCGGACCGTTACACCCTCCACCTGACCGACTTTTCCCAGGTCACAGTGCCCACCCTCTTCGACGTCCTCGGAACCCGGGGGCTGACCGTCAAGTCCGTCAATCTCCCCAACACCTGGCCAGCCAGACCCATCCGGGGCATGATGATCTCCGGCTTTCCGGCCCCGGACTGGCATCGTTCCGTTACGCCCCCGCCCCTGGCCGGAATTCTGGCCGCTCGGGGCTACGTTCTGGAAGCCGACACAGTCCGGGGGGCGACGGATTACGAGTTCCTTCTATCCGAACTGCATCGGACCCTGAAGGGCCGCCGAGCCGCTCTGGACCTCCTCTGGCCCGACCTGGCCTGGGACCTCTTCATCTTCGTTCTGACCGAGACCGACCGTCTTGGGCATTTTCTCTTCCCGGCCATGGCCGACCCGGCCCATCCCATGGCCGAACCCATCCTAGACCTCCTCCAGGTCTGGGACAATGCCGTTGGATCCTTTCTCGAACGCTTCGCCGACCTGCCCGATCCCAAACGCCTGATCGTCTTGGCCGACCACGGCTTCACCACCCTGATCACCGAGGTTGACCTCAACGCCTGGCTCCGGGACCGCGGTCTCTTGGCCATGCCGGTCCAATCCGGAGAATGGTCGGCCGAAACCATGAACTCCCGGACCCGGGCCTTTGCCCTGGATCCCGGCCGAATCTACATCCACTCAGCCGAACGCTTCGGCAGGGGTGCTCTGAATCGGACCGATGCCTCCCGCTTGGCACACGATTTGGCTGCCGACCTCATGGACTTGACCTACGAGGGCCGACCGGTTTTGGACCGCATTCTCCTCCGCGGCCGAGACATCAGGGGACGATTCGAGGCCCAGGCCCCGGATCTGATCTGCGTGCCCCGCCCCGGCTTCGACCTGAAGGGCAAGTTCGACCGCCAAGAGATTTTCGACCGTTTCGGCCGCACCGGTGTCCACACCGAGACCGACTCCTTTTTCTACGATTCCAGGGGTTCGCAGCCGGAACGAGTCTCCGGCATCGGACGCGAGATCCTGTCCGCCTTTGGCGCCTCACCAGAGGCCGCATCATCCCTTATCTTCTCAAGATAA